From one Bacteroides fragilis NCTC 9343 genomic stretch:
- a CDS encoding DUF4906 domain-containing protein: protein MNNNDPMKRFGYIVFSICLFALSACTPHEQMDQEEGIVKVSMGLTAASFTDDDATTRAEQPMAPDYENLISNLWILQFDREGILTGSEHKVLPTPVLNTTLEGIALRTGRSTVCVVGNLADGEITAWPDNLSGFKSLVVDMGWLKERNTDRNVCLFGYYEGEIAAGTTAVNVVLGRLVCRLNIAVSAKTAGIFSNVKIQLQNAQTKGYLFPSDVYLSPEGGGDYTEEVVIGADKVLGTAPLYRYYYMAENVTEGTDSGERTRLQIKAKKGGAEYTKAIDLGRSDIHDYSLRRNNNYTFNIVLE from the coding sequence ATGAATAATAATGATCCCATGAAAAGATTCGGATATATCGTTTTTAGTATTTGCCTGTTTGCGCTGAGTGCCTGCACACCCCATGAACAGATGGATCAGGAGGAGGGAATAGTGAAAGTGTCGATGGGACTTACTGCCGCTTCTTTCACCGATGATGATGCGACAACCCGTGCGGAGCAGCCGATGGCACCTGATTATGAAAACCTGATTAGTAATTTGTGGATTCTACAGTTTGACCGTGAAGGTATCCTGACAGGCAGCGAACATAAAGTGCTGCCCACACCGGTGCTCAACACCACGCTTGAAGGAATTGCGTTGAGGACCGGGCGCAGTACGGTTTGTGTGGTGGGCAATCTGGCGGATGGAGAGATTACCGCGTGGCCTGATAACTTGAGTGGTTTCAAGAGTCTGGTGGTGGATATGGGATGGCTGAAAGAACGGAATACGGACCGGAATGTGTGTCTCTTCGGTTATTACGAAGGCGAGATTGCTGCCGGCACCACAGCTGTGAATGTAGTATTGGGACGTCTGGTATGCAGGCTCAATATAGCTGTTTCGGCCAAGACGGCAGGGATATTCAGCAACGTGAAGATCCAGTTGCAGAATGCGCAGACCAAAGGCTATTTGTTCCCTTCGGATGTATATCTGTCACCGGAAGGAGGCGGGGATTATACGGAAGAGGTTGTCATCGGTGCCGACAAAGTATTGGGGACAGCCCCCCTTTACCGCTACTATTATATGGCTGAGAATGTGACTGAGGGAACCGACTCCGGTGAACGCACCCGGCTCCAAATCAAAGCAAAGAAAGGAGGGGCCGAATATACAAAAGCCATTGACTTGGGCAGAAGTGACATCCATGATTATTCCCTCCGCCGAAACAATAACTATACATTCAACATCGTTTTAGAGTAA
- a CDS encoding NAD-dependent epimerase/dehydratase family protein — MKNILVIGATGQIGSELTMELRKRYGNTHVVAGYIHGAEPKGELKESGPSAVVDVTDQDMIASVVREYNIDTIYNLAALLSVVAESKPKLAWKIGIDGLWNVLEVARENKCAVFTPSSIGSFGESTPHVQTPQDTIQRPRTMYGISKVTTELLSDYYFNKYGVDTRAVRFPGIISNVTPPGGGTTDYAVDIYYSAVKGEKFICPIPEGTLMDMMYMPDALNAAISLMEADPTKLVHRNAFNIASMSFAPETIYAAIKKHVPDFEMEYKVDPLKQRIANSWPDSMDDSCAREEWGWKPAYDLESMTVDMLEKLRAKLK; from the coding sequence ATGAAAAATATTTTGGTAATTGGAGCGACCGGACAGATTGGTTCGGAGCTCACGATGGAACTACGTAAACGCTACGGAAACACACATGTAGTAGCAGGTTATATTCACGGGGCAGAGCCCAAAGGGGAATTGAAAGAATCCGGTCCGTCGGCTGTAGTCGATGTAACAGATCAGGATATGATTGCCTCTGTAGTGAGAGAGTATAATATCGACACAATCTACAACCTCGCCGCCCTGCTGTCTGTTGTAGCCGAGTCGAAGCCGAAGCTGGCTTGGAAAATCGGTATCGACGGTTTGTGGAATGTACTTGAAGTGGCTCGCGAAAACAAATGTGCCGTATTCACTCCGAGTTCGATCGGTTCGTTTGGTGAAAGCACTCCGCATGTGCAGACACCGCAGGACACTATTCAGCGTCCGCGTACCATGTATGGTATCAGCAAGGTGACCACTGAGTTGCTGAGCGACTACTATTTTAATAAGTATGGCGTAGATACCCGTGCCGTGCGTTTCCCGGGAATCATTTCGAATGTAACTCCTCCGGGAGGTGGTACGACTGACTATGCGGTAGATATCTACTACTCTGCCGTTAAAGGAGAGAAGTTTATCTGTCCGATTCCGGAAGGAACACTGATGGATATGATGTATATGCCGGACGCGCTGAATGCAGCTATCTCGCTGATGGAGGCCGATCCGACGAAACTGGTGCACCGTAATGCTTTCAACATCGCTTCTATGAGCTTTGCGCCGGAGACCATTTATGCTGCTATCAAGAAACATGTTCCTGACTTTGAGATGGAATATAAGGTAGACCCGCTGAAACAACGTATCGCCAACAGCTGGCCCGACAGTATGGATGATTCTTGCGCCCGTGAGGAGTGGGGCTGGAAACCGGCTTACGATTTGGAAAGTATGACAGTGGATATGCTTGAAAAACTAAGAGCTAAATTAAAATAA
- the murB gene encoding UDP-N-acetylmuramate dehydrogenase codes for MEQKYSLLSHNTFGIDVSAACFLEYASVDELRGLIGSGRVTSPYLHIGGGSNLLFTKDYEGTILHSRIGGVEVVAETDDDIVVRVGAGVVWDDFVDYCVQRHWHGVENLSLIPGEVGASAVQNIGAYGVEVKDLIVRVETLNIEGKEHVYDVTECGYSYRDSIFKRPENKSVFVTYVSFRLSKREHYTLDYGTIRRELEKYPGVTLDVVRRVIIAIREEKLPDPRVMGNAGSFFMNPIVGREQFEALQAEYPQMPFYEIDTDRVKIPAGWMIDQCGWKGKALGPAAVHDKQALVLVNRGGAKGADVIALSDAVRASVRAKFGIDIHPEVNFI; via the coding sequence ATGGAACAGAAATACTCTCTTTTATCACATAACACTTTTGGTATCGATGTGTCTGCGGCTTGTTTCCTGGAGTATGCTTCGGTGGATGAATTACGCGGGTTGATCGGGTCCGGACGGGTTACCTCTCCTTATCTGCATATCGGAGGGGGGAGCAACTTATTGTTTACTAAAGACTACGAAGGTACTATCCTGCATTCACGCATCGGGGGCGTAGAGGTTGTGGCCGAAACGGATGACGATATTGTTGTGCGTGTGGGGGCAGGTGTGGTCTGGGACGACTTCGTGGACTATTGCGTGCAACGGCATTGGCACGGCGTGGAGAATCTTTCACTGATCCCCGGAGAGGTGGGAGCCAGTGCGGTGCAGAACATCGGGGCCTACGGGGTTGAAGTTAAAGATCTGATTGTCCGGGTGGAAACCCTGAACATTGAAGGGAAAGAGCATGTTTATGATGTAACGGAGTGTGGATATTCTTACCGGGACAGCATCTTCAAGCGCCCTGAGAATAAGAGCGTTTTTGTTACCTATGTCAGTTTCAGGCTGAGCAAGAGGGAACATTATACATTAGATTACGGTACTATCCGCCGGGAGCTGGAGAAGTATCCCGGAGTGACATTGGATGTGGTGCGCCGGGTGATTATCGCTATCCGTGAAGAGAAGTTGCCTGATCCCCGGGTAATGGGGAATGCGGGAAGTTTCTTTATGAATCCGATTGTGGGTCGTGAGCAGTTCGAAGCCTTACAGGCAGAATATCCTCAAATGCCTTTTTACGAGATCGATACTGACCGGGTGAAGATTCCGGCCGGATGGATGATTGATCAGTGTGGCTGGAAGGGTAAAGCATTAGGCCCTGCGGCGGTACACGATAAACAAGCGTTGGTGCTGGTGAATCGCGGAGGCGCAAAAGGAGCGGATGTCATCGCATTGTCCGATGCCGTGCGTGCTTCGGTCCGTGCGAAGTTTGGCATAGACATTCATCCGGAAGTGAATTTTATCTGA
- the kbl gene encoding glycine C-acetyltransferase, with translation MYGKMKEHLSNTIAEIKEAGLYKEERLIESAQQAAITVKGKEVLNFCANNYLGLSNHPRLIEGAKKMMDRRGYGMSSVRFICGTQDIHKELEAAISDYFKTEDTILYAACFDANGGVFEPLFTDEDAIISDSLNHASIIDGVRLCKAKRYRYANADMADLERCLQEAQAQRFRIIVTDGVFSMDGNVAPMDKICDLAEKYDALVMVDESHSAGVVGATGHGVSEQYNTYGRVDIYTGTLGKAFGGALGGFTTGRKEIIDLLRQRSRPYLFSNSLAPGIIGASLEVFKMLKESNEIHDKLVDNVNYFRDKMTAAGFDIKPTQSAICAVMLYDAKLSQIYAARMQEEGIYVTGFYYPVVPKDQARIRVQISAGHEKEHLDKCIAAFIKVGKELGVLK, from the coding sequence ATGTACGGTAAAATGAAAGAACACCTCAGCAATACGATTGCTGAAATCAAAGAAGCAGGCCTCTACAAAGAGGAACGCTTAATCGAAAGTGCACAACAAGCTGCTATCACCGTTAAAGGCAAAGAAGTGCTGAATTTCTGTGCCAACAACTACCTTGGATTGTCTAACCATCCCCGCCTGATCGAAGGTGCAAAGAAGATGATGGACCGTCGTGGATACGGTATGTCTTCTGTACGTTTCATCTGCGGAACTCAAGATATACATAAGGAGCTGGAAGCCGCAATTTCAGACTATTTCAAGACCGAAGACACAATTTTGTACGCAGCCTGCTTTGACGCTAACGGCGGTGTATTCGAACCGTTGTTCACCGACGAAGATGCCATCATCTCCGACTCGCTGAACCACGCTTCCATCATCGACGGAGTACGTCTTTGCAAGGCAAAGCGCTACCGTTATGCCAATGCAGACATGGCCGACCTGGAACGTTGCCTGCAGGAAGCACAGGCTCAACGTTTCCGCATCATCGTCACCGACGGTGTATTCTCAATGGACGGAAACGTTGCTCCGATGGACAAAATCTGTGACCTGGCCGAAAAATACGATGCCCTGGTGATGGTAGACGAATCTCACTCAGCCGGTGTGGTTGGTGCAACCGGTCATGGAGTAAGCGAACAGTACAACACTTACGGACGTGTAGACATCTACACCGGTACTCTGGGCAAAGCTTTTGGCGGTGCTTTGGGCGGATTCACAACCGGCCGCAAAGAGATCATCGACCTGCTTCGCCAGCGCAGCCGTCCGTACCTGTTCTCCAACTCACTCGCTCCGGGCATTATCGGTGCCAGCCTCGAAGTATTCAAGATGCTGAAAGAAAGCAACGAAATCCATGACAAACTGGTAGACAACGTAAACTACTTCCGCGACAAGATGACTGCAGCCGGATTCGATATCAAGCCGACTCAGAGTGCTATCTGTGCCGTGATGCTTTACGATGCCAAACTGTCACAGATCTATGCAGCCCGCATGCAGGAAGAAGGTATCTACGTAACAGGCTTCTACTATCCGGTAGTTCCGAAAGACCAGGCACGTATCCGTGTACAGATTTCAGCCGGTCACGAAAAAGAACACCTCGATAAATGTATCGCTGCATTCATCAAAGTAGGTAAAGAATTAGGTGTACTGAAGTAA
- a CDS encoding fimbrillin family protein, with amino-acid sequence MKTIKRFFLSTAAVTAALITGCTPEEEHMPVQGGDSFTLSSSEEQVITRAGDVSVSHFTGGTKYRLYGLVGGAWDKKLPTMNGQEGTEAVAADGTHQIDYLSAGADEDRFEGRTLDFYALTYGNTTLPVCGSEVDGVPACGIHADVGGVLPDLRRAVLTKQSGINSGVITLPFKHTLAKLKFEVVKQKTENGSTGVDVLAGIELKGISVSDYSEGSLLLSTGEYSHTGGKSDRTLLGSGFSQTVTESVLPVTTNGQAGGAAAECLIFPTLSGTTEGLKIKVATKGTNSADRTDTYEIRVPVVGDDGEVRKDENGKTVTEPFRFLPNYEYMLTITITNSDVQIITIIPRRYDWIEHNDDSQYMGQPLTFNGVMWMDRNLGATSADMTTAEGWEGARGYVYQLGRSIPYYLPKTVEYTGSDGKKYLRPRSCVDQNGGARPYPQVVGHENDAPVSRPAVASLALNPGDASKTFNYVMIGGDWDNTAAISSTYWATTKNDPCPTGWRVPTKKDFDGIMPIGEKYGDLTFINGHSGTAWKETSQNDPETGAKTVYVCKRVNANTGTYGIIYAIKYQGTPQAYRLMWALNMVGDNQSVTDANGTRYRAYVTIARFPCGKDDDLNINTCHTDYDWEHPSDFINLPISGYIYPDQAALYNAGAEVVYATSTPIGVYMYGASFKYIGNTGHRYFALYQMGRAAGVSIRCVRDVTSQ; translated from the coding sequence ATGAAAACGATAAAACGATTCTTTCTTTCAACCGCAGCCGTGACTGCTGCGCTGATTACCGGCTGCACTCCCGAAGAGGAACATATGCCCGTGCAGGGTGGTGACAGTTTCACACTCTCCTCGAGTGAAGAACAGGTCATCACCCGTGCGGGAGATGTGTCGGTGAGTCATTTTACGGGTGGCACTAAATACCGGCTGTACGGACTTGTGGGAGGTGCATGGGACAAGAAACTTCCTACAATGAATGGACAGGAAGGCACGGAGGCTGTGGCTGCGGACGGCACCCATCAGATAGACTACCTGAGTGCCGGTGCCGACGAGGACCGTTTTGAAGGCAGAACCCTTGACTTTTATGCGCTGACATACGGCAATACGACCTTGCCCGTATGCGGCTCCGAAGTAGATGGCGTACCGGCCTGCGGCATCCATGCCGATGTCGGGGGAGTGTTGCCCGACTTGCGCCGTGCCGTACTGACGAAGCAATCGGGCATCAATTCGGGAGTGATTACCTTACCATTCAAGCATACGTTGGCTAAGCTGAAGTTTGAGGTGGTGAAGCAAAAAACGGAGAATGGTTCGACGGGTGTCGATGTGTTGGCGGGTATCGAACTGAAGGGGATCTCAGTCAGTGATTACAGTGAAGGCAGCCTCTTGCTCTCGACCGGAGAATATAGCCATACGGGAGGGAAAAGTGACCGTACGCTGCTCGGTAGCGGGTTCTCTCAAACGGTGACGGAAAGTGTGTTGCCGGTAACTACGAATGGGCAGGCGGGCGGTGCGGCTGCCGAATGTCTGATATTCCCGACTCTCTCCGGGACCACGGAGGGACTTAAAATAAAAGTAGCTACGAAAGGGACGAACAGTGCGGACCGCACGGATACGTATGAAATTCGTGTCCCGGTTGTCGGAGATGATGGAGAGGTCCGGAAGGATGAAAACGGTAAGACTGTGACGGAACCTTTCCGCTTCCTGCCCAATTACGAGTATATGCTTACCATTACGATTACTAATAGCGACGTACAGATTATTACCATCATCCCCCGCCGGTATGATTGGATCGAACATAATGACGATTCGCAGTATATGGGGCAGCCCCTGACTTTTAACGGTGTCATGTGGATGGACCGGAATCTCGGAGCTACCAGTGCGGATATGACAACGGCCGAAGGATGGGAAGGGGCCAGAGGATATGTATATCAATTAGGAAGAAGTATTCCGTATTATTTGCCTAAAACAGTAGAGTATACGGGAAGTGACGGAAAGAAGTATCTGAGACCTAGAAGTTGTGTTGACCAAAACGGAGGGGCAAGACCTTACCCACAGGTAGTGGGACATGAAAACGACGCTCCCGTCAGTCGGCCTGCGGTGGCGTCCTTAGCGCTTAATCCGGGAGATGCCAGTAAGACATTTAATTACGTTATGATCGGTGGGGATTGGGATAATACTGCTGCTATCAGCTCTACTTATTGGGCGACTACAAAGAATGATCCCTGTCCGACGGGCTGGCGTGTACCTACTAAAAAAGATTTTGATGGGATTATGCCTATAGGAGAAAAATATGGCGACTTGACATTTATAAACGGCCATAGCGGGACGGCTTGGAAAGAAACCTCTCAGAATGATCCGGAAACAGGAGCTAAAACAGTTTATGTCTGTAAGCGGGTAAATGCGAATACGGGTACGTATGGGATTATTTATGCCATTAAGTACCAGGGAACTCCACAAGCTTACCGCCTGATGTGGGCTTTGAATATGGTTGGGGACAATCAGTCTGTAACGGATGCTAATGGAACGCGATATCGTGCTTATGTCACAATAGCGAGGTTTCCGTGTGGTAAGGATGATGATCTGAATATAAATACCTGTCATACGGATTATGACTGGGAGCATCCCAGTGATTTTATCAATCTTCCTATTTCCGGTTATATTTATCCTGATCAAGCGGCACTGTATAATGCCGGTGCTGAGGTAGTATATGCGACGTCTACCCCTATCGGTGTCTATATGTATGGCGCTTCGTTTAAATATATAGGTAATACCGGGCATCGCTATTTTGCGCTATATCAGATGGGAAGGGCTGCGGGTGTTTCCATTCGTTGTGTGCGGGATGTCACTTCACAATAA
- a CDS encoding DUF2721 domain-containing protein — translation MEELTLTTPALLFSAVSLILLAYTNRFLSYAQLVRILRDRYMEDPSDINVAQIENLRKRLNLTRMMQVFGIASLFFCVVTMFLIYIGLFLLSIYIFGLALLLLIASLGVSLREIQISTRALDIYLSTMEGKLKH, via the coding sequence ATGGAAGAACTTACACTCACGACACCCGCGCTGCTATTTTCAGCCGTTTCACTTATTCTTTTGGCATACACCAACCGCTTTCTCTCGTATGCCCAATTGGTCCGAATTCTTCGTGACCGCTATATGGAAGATCCTTCCGACATCAATGTTGCCCAAATTGAGAATCTGCGCAAACGCCTCAACCTGACCCGTATGATGCAGGTATTCGGCATTGCCAGTCTATTCTTCTGCGTAGTCACCATGTTTCTTATCTACATCGGATTGTTCCTGCTCTCAATCTATATCTTCGGGTTGGCATTGCTACTGCTGATCGCTTCTTTGGGGGTTTCCCTCCGCGAGATACAGATATCCACCCGTGCCCTGGACATCTACCTGAGTACGATGGAAGGCAAGCTGAAGCATTAA
- a CDS encoding Mfa1 family fimbria major subunit (Members of this family are fimbrial shaft proteins (major subunit proteins), found in the Bacteriodetes. The family is named for Mfa1 from Porphyromonas gingivalis, and is related to but distinct from the family of FimA from the species.), with translation MHNCKGSIWIIFFRFLLCLWACGCSDDAGMPAPPAGADRVTACVRLSVRVVGETTRAAVQADATVEEKISSVAVFLVSVDGSGKEDWNDVQYEVVYGTTSSAADVYQARIPTTPGEKKVYVGANLLPGQVHAICGQAEGKGLYTATGAGYDEVIRQFARGTEGIAMTGKAGTSVTVSAGTDVNVDLTASPITLERVVAKVLLVCDTYTDDGGAYVRMSGNAARPSADPGWIRLSDVRYALNTVNRKVYLNAPPDGKDPNHEVDPYVVKDDGGNYVSAPDVAEQQFVYRTLGSVWAEGIAPEAYEEVKFNATKATPPESGAYTGGLYCPENTTATSTASLAGGLDLTGTLNSTQAEIPRLVTTHLLVAAKFVPKQIIIGAGTTQTLTSPADAATYLPATTTPVDAEAHAAGTYFTNGSDYYSYAGMKAAIGAGTLKRTDFTAYEGGIGYYYTYIDGTSATDGTIAFSADSGILRNRYYLLRITRFSLPSAALPQPMRATMKVTDWVTSSGNQIIVRPT, from the coding sequence ATGCACAACTGTAAAGGCAGCATATGGATCATATTCTTTCGGTTTCTGCTCTGCCTGTGGGCATGCGGATGCTCCGATGATGCCGGCATGCCTGCCCCTCCGGCAGGGGCGGACCGGGTGACGGCGTGTGTCCGGCTCTCGGTACGGGTAGTGGGGGAGACTACCCGGGCGGCGGTACAGGCGGATGCGACGGTGGAGGAGAAGATCTCTTCTGTTGCCGTTTTCCTGGTGTCGGTCGACGGGAGTGGAAAGGAGGATTGGAATGATGTGCAGTACGAAGTGGTGTATGGCACGACCAGTAGCGCGGCGGACGTGTATCAGGCGCGCATACCGACCACTCCCGGAGAGAAGAAGGTCTATGTGGGGGCCAATCTGTTGCCCGGTCAGGTGCATGCCATCTGCGGGCAGGCAGAAGGCAAGGGATTGTATACCGCCACCGGGGCGGGGTATGACGAGGTGATCCGGCAGTTTGCCCGCGGGACGGAGGGGATCGCCATGACCGGAAAAGCCGGGACTTCCGTAACGGTCAGTGCGGGCACCGATGTGAACGTGGATCTCACGGCATCGCCTATCACACTGGAACGGGTGGTGGCCAAAGTACTGTTGGTGTGCGATACCTATACAGACGACGGAGGAGCGTACGTACGGATGTCCGGTAATGCGGCTCGTCCGTCAGCCGATCCGGGCTGGATACGTTTGTCGGATGTGCGGTATGCCCTCAACACAGTCAACCGGAAGGTGTATCTGAATGCGCCCCCGGATGGGAAAGATCCTAATCATGAAGTAGATCCGTATGTGGTTAAAGATGATGGCGGCAATTATGTATCGGCACCCGATGTGGCTGAACAGCAATTCGTTTACCGTACTTTGGGCAGTGTATGGGCGGAAGGGATCGCTCCGGAAGCGTATGAAGAGGTCAAATTCAATGCGACGAAAGCCACTCCTCCGGAAAGCGGTGCTTATACCGGTGGGCTGTATTGTCCGGAGAACACGACTGCGACTTCCACCGCTTCTCTTGCGGGCGGACTGGATCTGACAGGAACACTTAATTCGACTCAGGCGGAAATTCCCCGCCTGGTGACTACCCATCTGCTGGTAGCGGCGAAGTTTGTCCCCAAACAGATTATTATCGGGGCCGGAACCACGCAAACCCTGACATCTCCCGCCGATGCCGCTACTTACTTGCCCGCAACGACGACACCTGTCGATGCGGAAGCACATGCGGCAGGCACTTACTTTACCAACGGGAGTGACTATTACAGCTATGCGGGCATGAAGGCCGCCATCGGTGCGGGTACCCTGAAACGTACTGATTTTACCGCTTACGAAGGCGGGATCGGCTATTATTACACTTATATAGACGGCACAAGTGCTACTGACGGCACAATCGCTTTCAGTGCGGATTCCGGCATCTTGCGCAACCGTTATTATCTGTTGCGTATTACCCGGTTCAGCCTGCCTTCGGCCGCATTGCCGCAACCGATGCGTGCCACGATGAAAGTAACGGACTGGGTGACGAGTTCCGGTAATCAAATTATAGTAAGGCCGACGTAG
- a CDS encoding DUF4348 domain-containing protein, with protein MKTIMAGVTVLVLFASCGNSNKTDADPFASITHLVDSAMVNKTDSIDREKTSDEPKPIEADESFDDFIYNFASDDALQRQRVVFPLPYYNGERASKIDRKYWKHDDLFAKQSYYTLLFDREEDMDLVGDTSLTSVQVEWIFVKKRMVKKYYFERIKGAWMLEAINLRPIEENENEDFVEFFGHFATDSIFQSRRIRQPLVFVTTDPDDDFSILETTLDLNQWFAFKPALPADKLSNINYGQQNDDNASHKILALKGIGNGFSNILYFQRKDSGWELYKFEDTSI; from the coding sequence ATGAAAACAATAATGGCGGGAGTCACCGTCCTGGTGTTGTTCGCTTCGTGCGGCAACAGTAATAAGACTGACGCTGACCCCTTTGCATCTATTACACATCTGGTAGATTCGGCAATGGTGAACAAAACCGATTCTATTGACAGAGAAAAGACTTCGGACGAACCTAAACCGATTGAGGCTGACGAATCGTTTGACGACTTTATCTACAACTTTGCTTCTGATGACGCTCTGCAAAGGCAGCGCGTGGTGTTTCCGTTGCCCTACTACAACGGAGAACGGGCTTCGAAAATCGACAGGAAGTACTGGAAGCATGATGACTTGTTTGCCAAACAAAGTTATTATACCTTACTCTTCGACCGGGAAGAGGATATGGATCTGGTAGGAGACACTTCACTCACATCCGTTCAGGTGGAATGGATTTTCGTGAAAAAACGAATGGTGAAGAAATATTATTTTGAAAGAATTAAAGGGGCGTGGATGCTCGAAGCAATCAATCTGCGTCCGATTGAGGAAAACGAGAACGAGGACTTTGTTGAATTCTTCGGTCATTTTGCGACGGATAGTATTTTCCAGAGCCGGCGAATCCGCCAACCGCTTGTCTTTGTGACAACCGATCCGGATGATGACTTCTCGATACTCGAAACTACACTTGACTTGAACCAATGGTTTGCCTTTAAGCCGGCATTGCCTGCCGATAAACTTTCGAATATCAACTACGGGCAGCAAAATGATGACAATGCCTCACATAAAATATTGGCATTGAAAGGCATTGGCAACGGGTTCTCCAATATCCTCTATTTCCAGCGCAAAGACAGTGGCTGGGAGTTGTACAAGTTTGAGGATACAAGTATTTAG
- a CDS encoding BF2992 family fimbrillin-A clan protein, with amino-acid sequence MKRMIVYKSCSYVIMALLCTACAAGSPEEDMEDRVRIDPVAGGYYPSISPSAQTRGATPDGETLKDRPIFLLEDGSTIRLVVYDDAKNLLEEYSKAYLVRNAGTSGSSLLYPCEVDDNGAVISSSSTPLYMKAGTYYFRILSPAKALNSKGFVNIGNGEYLLATDDRYTQTAMTAVTITKIDEGGTLNNVQTLYLPPIINQTARMQFTVRAGEGVHTLEMLAEGIEISGIQQPLDNTTSFDWVNGDVLPVKVGDQSASVRITQATRNADNSLVAHTGVLPTDARSHSISVLLNLKVNGNPTQYQMLLTGLYLTAGHSYNYTATVKISNGVTVLTWQNRSWTENVVMDK; translated from the coding sequence ATGAAAAGAATGATCGTTTATAAAAGTTGCTCGTATGTAATCATGGCTCTGCTTTGTACGGCATGTGCCGCTGGCTCTCCCGAAGAAGATATGGAGGATCGGGTACGGATTGATCCCGTTGCCGGTGGATATTATCCTTCAATTTCTCCTTCGGCCCAGACCCGTGGGGCGACACCGGATGGCGAAACGTTGAAAGATAGACCGATTTTTCTGCTGGAAGACGGGAGTACGATACGCCTGGTGGTATATGATGATGCCAAGAATCTATTGGAGGAGTATTCCAAAGCTTATCTGGTACGTAACGCCGGTACGTCAGGCAGCAGTCTGCTCTATCCCTGTGAGGTAGACGACAACGGAGCGGTAATATCTTCAAGCAGCACTCCTCTTTATATGAAGGCGGGTACTTATTACTTCAGAATCCTGTCACCTGCCAAGGCCTTAAACTCAAAGGGGTTTGTCAATATCGGTAACGGAGAATACCTGCTTGCGACCGACGACCGGTATACGCAAACAGCCATGACGGCAGTGACCATTACGAAAATTGATGAAGGGGGTACATTGAACAATGTCCAGACACTGTATCTGCCCCCCATCATCAACCAGACAGCGCGGATGCAGTTTACTGTCAGGGCGGGTGAAGGGGTGCACACCTTGGAGATGCTTGCCGAAGGAATCGAAATCAGCGGTATTCAGCAGCCACTGGACAATACGACCAGCTTCGACTGGGTAAATGGAGATGTGCTGCCTGTGAAAGTGGGGGATCAGAGTGCATCGGTACGTATCACACAGGCCACCCGAAATGCCGATAACAGCCTGGTGGCGCATACCGGCGTATTGCCCACAGACGCACGCTCTCACTCTATCAGTGTGTTGCTGAACCTGAAGGTGAACGGTAACCCCACTCAGTATCAGATGTTGCTCACCGGTTTGTATCTGACAGCAGGGCATTCGTACAACTATACGGCTACGGTGAAGATCAGTAATGGCGTCACTGTGCTGACCTGGCAAAACCGTTCGTGGACGGAGAATGTAGTAATGGATAAATAA